One genomic window of Phoenix dactylifera cultivar Barhee BC4 chromosome 6, palm_55x_up_171113_PBpolish2nd_filt_p, whole genome shotgun sequence includes the following:
- the LOC103705306 gene encoding U-box domain-containing protein 4-like, protein MGRSFSDGVDPSGAFSECNSDRSGELIPAANSVAAHHRLLISCDVEYSDDVVHGLISDLESPSVPIESQRHAAMVLRLLAKHKSENRLKMARAGAIRPLVALLSHHDPQLQEHGVTAILNLSLCDENKDPIAAAGAIRPLILALKTGTPAARENAACALIRLSKVEEHKIAIGRAGAIPHLVDLLETGGLRGKKDASTALFLLCSARENKIRAVNEGIVRPLLELMADPGSGMVDKAAYVLNSVVEVAEGRAAAVEEAAIPVLVEMVELGSRRQKEKATSTLLQICEESVTYRTMVSREGAIPPLVALSQSGTTQPEQVEALIEMLRRPRAAEGGEGRQWRG, encoded by the exons ATGGGTCGCTCCTTCAGCGACGGCGTCGACCCCTCCGGCGCCTTCAGCGAATGCAACAGCGACCGTTCCGGCGAGTTAATCCCCGCCGCCAACAGCGTCGCCGCCCACCACCGCCTACTCATCTCCTGCGACGTCGAATACTCCGACGATGTCGTCCACGGCCTCATCTCAGACCTCGAATCCCCCTCCGTCCCCATCGAATCCCAGCGACACGCCGCCATGGTCCTCCGCCTCCTCGCTAAACACAAATCGGAGAACCGCCTTAAGATGGCCCGTGCCGGCGCCATCCGCCCCCTCGTCGCCCTCCTCTCCCACCATGACCCCCAGCTCCAGGAGCACGGCGTCACCGCCATCCTCAACCTCTCCCTCTGCGACGAGAACAAGGATCCCATCGCCGCCGCCGGCGCCATACGCCCCCTCATCCTCGCCCTCAAGACCGGTACCCCCGCGGCTCGCGAGAACGCCGCCTGCGCTCTCATCCGCCTCTCCAAGGTCGAGGAGCACAAGATCGCCATCGGCCGCGCCGGCGCAATCCCCCACCTCGTCGACCTCCTCGAGACCGGCGGCCTGAGGGGGAAGAAGGACGCCTCCACGGCGCTCTTCTTGTTGTGCTCCGCCCGGGAGAACAAGATCCGGGCCGTCAATGAGGGGATCGTGCGACCTCTGCTGGAGCTGATGGCGGACCCGGGGTCCGGGATGGTGGACAAGGCGGCGTACGTGCTGAACTCCGTGGTGGAGGTGGCGGAGGGGcgggcggcggcggtggaggaAGCGGCGATTCCGGTGCTCGTCGAGATGGTGGAGCTCGGCAGCCGGCGACAGAAAGAGAAGGCAACGTCGACGCTCCTCCAGATCTGCGAGGAGAGCGTCACCTACCGGACGATGGTCTCCCGGGAAGGCGCCATCCCGCCGCTCGTCGCACTCTCCCAGTCCGGCACCACCCAGCCCGAGCAG GTGGAGGCGTTGATCGAGATGTTACGGCGGCCGAGGGCGGCGGAGGGCGGGGAAGGGCGGCAGTGGAGGGGATGA